One region of Archocentrus centrarchus isolate MPI-CPG fArcCen1 chromosome 6, fArcCen1, whole genome shotgun sequence genomic DNA includes:
- the kitlga gene encoding kit ligand a, producing MKKSKSWIHVCVHFLLFITLGVHSDRLHVNPVTDDLIKLSFLRQNIPKDYIIPVEYVPKKEAGMCWMRLNIFYLETSLEDLSQKFGNISSNKNDINIFIHILQELRVKMPHLDDIMFDFECHYKREGWDTNKYFDFVENLLTAAQNEEDSDECDVPPCPTSPYPPTESYSTESSNPSSNGPMCPTDCKASQTQRLLPEVVERSLLSLLFIPLLAIVFLLVWKLRSRRNQEDIEQNPAEDGLTGTEGTAPPLDTEISEKNMLNVIEIV from the exons AGTTGGATACACGTCTGTGTCCATTTCCTGCTGTTCATTACGCTTGGGGTACATTCAGATAGACTTCACGTCAACCCAGTGACCGATGACCTCATTAAACTCTCCTTTTTG AGACAAAATATTCCTAAAGATTACATAATTCCTGTAGAGTACGTTCCTAAAAAAGAG GCTGGGATGTGTTGGATGAGATTAAATATCTTCTATTTGGAGACAAGCTTAGAAGACTTATCACAAAAGTTTGGAAACATTTCATCCAATAAAAATGACATTAACATATTTATCCACATACTTCAAGAACTGCGGGTCAAAATGCCTCACCTG GATGACATCATGTTTGATTTTGAGTGCCACTATAAGAGAGAGGGTTGGGACACCAACAAATACTTCGACTTCGTGGAAAACTTACTCACAGCTGCACAGAATGAGGAAGATTCAGATGAATGTGATGTTCCTCCCTGTCCCACCTCACCATACCCACCAACAGAAAGTTATTCAACAG AGTCCTCCAATCCCAGCAGTAATGGCCCAATGTGTCCAACTGACTGCAAAGCAA GTCAAACACAAAGACTCCTGCCTGAGGTGGTGGAGCGAAGCCTTCTCTCCTTACTCTTCATTCCACTCCTAGCCATCGTGTTCCTGCTTGTATGGAAG CTCAGATCACGAAGGAACCAGGAGGATATCGAGCAGAATCCTGCAGAAGATGGACTCACAGGAACAGAAGGGACTGCTCCTCCACTAGATACTGAAATATCAGAAAa GAACATGCTGAACGTCATTGAAATAGTGTAG